The following proteins are co-located in the Camelina sativa cultivar DH55 chromosome 12, Cs, whole genome shotgun sequence genome:
- the LOC104733604 gene encoding uncharacterized protein LOC104733604 — protein MAAGAMVTATGAVVILYLLSRRIVWARNGEDDPGGELGKSGRSGRRRIVRRPAQAPATWLETISTLSETLRFTYSETLGKWPIADLAFGINYLMRRQGNFSTASVYAGSNCIELKGPHIIMELTELLRFLTLCMLFSKKPFPVFLETAGYTHEDVLLQKPKAGIMQPAFTIIRDCKSKCILLLIRGTHSIKDTLTAATGAVVPFHHSVLHDGGLSNLVLGYAHCGMVAAARWIAKLSVPCLLKALDENPSFKVQVNALYLAIHY, from the exons ATGGCGGCGGGTGCAATGGTGACGGCAACAGGAGCAGTTGTGATTCTATAC TTACTGAGCCGTCGGATCGTGTGGGCGAGAAACGGGGAAGATGATCCAGGAGGTGAATTGGGTAAATCAGGTAGATCCGGAAGGAGGAGGATTGTTAGGAGACCGGCTCAAGCGCCGGCGACTTGGCTTGAGACTATTTCAACTTTATCAGAGACGTTACGTTTTACGTATTCAGAGACTCTGGGCAAATGGCCTATCGCTGATCTCGCTTTTGGTATTAACTATTTGATGCGTAGACAG ggaAACTTCTCAACTGCTAGTGTTTATGCTGGAAGTAATTGTATAGAGTTAAAAGGACCACATATTATCATGGAGTTGACAGAGCTACTGAGATTTTTGACCCTCTGTATGCTTTTCTCCAAGAAGCCATTTCCCGTGTTTCTGGAGACTGCCGGTTATACTCATGAAGATGTCCTTCTTCAGAAGCCTAAAGCAGGG ATTATGCAGCCTGCCTTCACGATTATACGAGATTGCAAATCAAAATGTATCCTGCTATTGATCCGTGGCACTCATAGCATTAAAGATACATTGACAGCAGCAACTGGTGCAGTGGTCCCTTTCCATCATTCAGTTTTGCATGATGGTGGGCTAAGTAACTTAGTTTTAGGTTATGCACATTGTGGAATGGTTGCTGCAGCTCGATGGATTGCTAAACTTAGTGTTCCTTGCCTCCTCAAGGCCCTTGATGAGAATCCTAGTTTCAAGGTTCAGGTAAATGCTCTGTATTTAGCCATACATTATTGA